A segment of the Halogeometricum sp. S3BR5-2 genome:
CGCCGAGTCGACCGCGCCGAATCGCCACCAGCGAGACGGCGAACTCGGGCGTCGACGTGCCGGCGGCGACGATGGTCCCGCCGATGACCCACTCGGAGATGCCGGCGCCGCGGGCGAGCGACGAGGCGGCGCCCACCATCAGGTCGCCGCTCACGAGCACCAGCGCCAACCCGCCGACGAGGGCGGCGACGTCCCGCGCGCGAAAGCTCGTTTCCCCCTCGGCGGGCGCGCCGACGGCGTCGGAATCGGATTTCGATTCGGATTCGGCCCCCATACCGCTCCGGAGTAGGAACCCGGTGTACGCCGCGAAGAGACCGAGGAGGACGACACCTTCGAGTCGGGTCACCGTCAGGTCGAAGACGGCGTACGCGCCGACGACGCTGCTGGCGAGGAGCGCGACTCCGTCGCGGCGCACGAGCGAGCGTTCGATGGGGACGACGCGGAGCATCGAGACCACGCCGAGCACGAACGCCAAGTTGTAGATGTTCGAGCCGACGATGTTGCCGACCGCGATGTCGCCGAGTCCCTTGAGCGCCGCGTCGGACGTGACGACGAGTTCCGGGGCGGACGTCCCCGCCGCGACGACCGTTAGTCCAATAGTCAGTTCCGAGAGCCCGACCCGTCGAGCCAACCGGACGACCGAGTCCACCAGCAGGCGGGCGCCGACCCACAAACCGACGACTGTCGCGACGACGATTCCGACCTGTACTGCCGGTCCGCTTCCTACCATCTATCTGAGGTAAATCCGCATCTCGCCCCGCGGAACGCTCGACCGCGCCGCGGCCATCTTGACTGATTCGCTCGTCGGTTCCGTCTGGACGCCAATCAATCGAACGGTCGAATCACGTCCGTTCATCGAGCACCAGCGGGGCCGAACAGCAGGAGGAGACGTACTCCTCGCACCTTCGGACCAGTTTGCAGTCGCGGTAGCGGCGGGCGACGGCCTCTCCGCACTCGGTACAGGAGAGGACGTACGCCGGGTCCGCGAACCGCCGGACGCGAACCGGCGCGTCGACGGCCGCCGCGCGACGTTCGAACCGGTCGCCGTGGTCGGTCGTCCCGAACCGCTGAAACTGCTCGACGTGGACCAACTCGTGTCTGAGCGTCGCCGTCCACTCCGTCCGGGAGAACGACTCGAAGGCGGCCCACGTGAGCGAGACGGTGCAGTCCGGCACCGCGCCGTCCCACGATTTCGGCTCGCCGACGACCGCGCCGTCCACCGACGGTCGCTTGACCGCCGCGGCGCGTCGCTTCGCCCGCGTCGACACCTCCCACTCGACGCGCGAGAGGTCGACGTCGAAGCCGAACGCCTCGGCGGCCCGTCCGCAGTAGGCGGCCGACCACTCGACGAGTTCGCGGTGCGTCGTCACCGACTCGAAGGAGTCCGACCGGTCCGACTCGCCGTTCCCGCCCGCCGCGTCCTCATCCGCGGAACCCTCGTAGTTCGAACCCACTGTCCGCCTCTTCGGCCGAGGGGGCAAATCCGTTCGGGTCGGGCCGACGCTCCGTCGCTCACGGCCGTCTCCTCTTCTCCCCTGCTCCGCCCCCCCTCCTGCCGGTCCCCGCACGCGTCGCCGGAGGCAGTCAATTGATAACCGTTGGCACTGCATCGCACCCATGAACGTCTCACGGGAGCGACTGCGCGAGGACATCGAAGCGAACGCCGAGTTCGGACGGGTCGAGAGCGAGGAGGGACGGGGTCGGACCGTCCTGACGGGGACGGAGGCGAACCGGGAGGCGCGCGACCGGTTCGTCTCGCGTCTCGAAGACGCCGGTCTGGACGTGCGCGTGGACCGCGTGGGCAACGTCGTCGGGCGGTGGACGCCCGGGTCGGCCGACCCGGACGCGGCGCCGGTCGCCGCGGGCAGCCACCTCGACTCGGTGCCCGAGGGCGGCATCTTCGACGGTCCGCTGGGAACGTACGCCGCCCTCGAAGCCGTACGCGCGATGCGGGAGGCGGGCACCGAACTCGCTCGCCCCGTCGAGGTGGTCTGTTTCACCGAGGAGGAGGGACAGCGCTTCGCCGGCGGGATGCTCGGGTCGTCCGTCGCGGCAGGGTCGCTCTCCGTCGAGGACGCCCTCGCCCTCACCGACGACGAGGGGACGACGCTGGAGTCGGCGCTCGCCTCGATAGGCTACGACGGCGAGGGCGTCGTGGACGCGAGCGCGTGGGACTCGTGGCTCGAACTCCACGTCGAGCAGGGCACCCGCCTCGAAGACGCCGGGATTCCGGTCGGCGTCGTCACGGACGTGACGGGCATCTTCCACTGCGAGGTGGAAATCGTCGGCGAGGCGAACCACGCCGGCACGACGCCGATGCCGGAGCGGACGGACGCGATGGCGGCCGCGAGCGAACTCGTCCTCGACGTGGAGTCGGAGGCCGGAGAAATCGTCGAGACGGACAGCGAGTCGGCGGTCGGCACGGTCGGAAAACTGAACGTCTCGCCGAACGCCCCGAACGTCATCGCCGGGAAGGTGGACCTGACCGTCGACATCCGCGACGTGGAGGCCGCCTCGATAGACCGAATCACCGACCGCGTGAAGTCGACGTTGAAGCGACTCGAAGACGAACGCGGCGTCGAGACGACGTTCGAGGTGGACCTCGACGTGGCGCCGACGCCCCTCGCCGAGCGATGTCAGGACGCGATCCGCGCGGGCGCCGGCGACTTCGACCTCGAATCGACCGACCTCATCTCCGGCGCGGCGCACGACACGATGCACGTCGCGGACGCCACCGACGCCGCGATGCTGTTCTCGCCCTCCGAAGACGGCATCTCGCACAACCCCCGCGAGTGGACCGACTGGGACGACTGCGCCGACGCGACGCGGGCGCTGGCCGGCGGGATTCGTCGGTTGGCGAACGAGTGAGGACCACCCCCGGCGTCGCGCGCTTCGAACCGCCGCCCGCCGACAAACCCGGCGGGCGAGGGCGGAGA
Coding sequences within it:
- a CDS encoding Zn-dependent hydrolase; the encoded protein is MNVSRERLREDIEANAEFGRVESEEGRGRTVLTGTEANREARDRFVSRLEDAGLDVRVDRVGNVVGRWTPGSADPDAAPVAAGSHLDSVPEGGIFDGPLGTYAALEAVRAMREAGTELARPVEVVCFTEEEGQRFAGGMLGSSVAAGSLSVEDALALTDDEGTTLESALASIGYDGEGVVDASAWDSWLELHVEQGTRLEDAGIPVGVVTDVTGIFHCEVEIVGEANHAGTTPMPERTDAMAAASELVLDVESEAGEIVETDSESAVGTVGKLNVSPNAPNVIAGKVDLTVDIRDVEAASIDRITDRVKSTLKRLEDERGVETTFEVDLDVAPTPLAERCQDAIRAGAGDFDLESTDLISGAAHDTMHVADATDAAMLFSPSEDGISHNPREWTDWDDCADATRALAGGIRRLANE
- a CDS encoding calcium/sodium antiporter; protein product: MVGSGPAVQVGIVVATVVGLWVGARLLVDSVVRLARRVGLSELTIGLTVVAAGTSAPELVVTSDAALKGLGDIAVGNIVGSNIYNLAFVLGVVSMLRVVPIERSLVRRDGVALLASSVVGAYAVFDLTVTRLEGVVLLGLFAAYTGFLLRSGMGAESESKSDSDAVGAPAEGETSFRARDVAALVGGLALVLVSGDLMVGAASSLARGAGISEWVIGGTIVAAGTSTPEFAVSLVAIRRGRLGVSVGNIVGSNIFNFLGIMGLAAAIRPLALSGGVRSSVAWLLVVCAGLVAALWTGRRLSRPEGGVFVASEVVRWVVGLLGGGR
- a CDS encoding SprT-like domain-containing protein; translated protein: MTTHRELVEWSAAYCGRAAEAFGFDVDLSRVEWEVSTRAKRRAAAVKRPSVDGAVVGEPKSWDGAVPDCTVSLTWAAFESFSRTEWTATLRHELVHVEQFQRFGTTDHGDRFERRAAAVDAPVRVRRFADPAYVLSCTECGEAVARRYRDCKLVRRCEEYVSSCCSAPLVLDERT